From Helicoverpa armigera isolate CAAS_96S chromosome 19, ASM3070526v1, whole genome shotgun sequence, one genomic window encodes:
- the LOC135118239 gene encoding fibrohexamerin-like, with protein MRTAMVANKSATYNYVQKDDLTIYHYTFTSSDDHHDPIVRPCSLHDVDCIRRFFAHNSKCSPVHKPGSDTYRIKTLPLFIAHVNVSFTLSYMELKGLNNYTINEFNINKETDALVLEVVFSKLQAYVPIILSTYHLKGKEPTQIADFGFIEYKDLSLTLTAENIKDMNLAKSHVYAYISEPAQRSSFSIKIVFVLDPQQQIANAQLLARIGLTLQEAFLTQAPVFMNVFLQNSICDSNIH; from the exons ATGAGAACCGCCATGGTCGCCAATAAATCGGCTACATATAACTATGTCCAAAAGGATGACCTAACAATCTATCATTATACCTTCACGTCCTCAGACGATCATCACGATCCAATAGTGCGACCCTGTTCTCTTCACGACGTGGACTGCATTAGGCGTTTCTTCGCCCATAACTCCAAATGCTCACCCGTCCACAAGCCAGGATCTGACACTTACAGGATCAAGACCTTACCCTTATTCATAGCTCACGTCAATGTTTCTTTCACATTGAGTTATATGGAGCTGAAAGGCTTGAATAATTATACAATTAACGAGTTTAA CATAAACAAAGAAACAGACGCACTAGTTCTGGAAGTGGTATTTTCCAAACTTCAGGCGTACGTTCCCATCATCCTCTCAACTTATCACCTAAAAGGCAAGGAGCCGACACAAATAGCAGACTTTGGGTTTATTGAATACA AAGACCTATCGCTGACTTTGACAGCCGAGAACATTAAGGACATGAACCTAGCAAAAAGTCACGTTTACGCCTACATTTCTGAGCCCGCTCAGAG ATCctctttttcaataaaaatcgttttTGTTCTAGATCCTCAACAGCAAATAGCCAACGCGCAACTATTGGCAAGAATAGGCTTAACTCTGCAAGAAGCTTTCCTAACGCAAGCTCCAGTGTTCATGAACGTGTTTCTGCAAAACTCTATCTGCGACTccaacatacattaa